The stretch of DNA TTTCGTTTCGCCGTTCGAACCATCTTTGAAATAAAAATAACCGCCGGTTCCTAAAGCGAGAATTGTTAAAATGATTAGTAAAACTTTTTTCATGCCTTTGCAATGTACTTTCTAAAAAATATTTTATGCTGAAGATAGATATCTATCTTGTGAAACTGATTAGGGACCGGAGATAAAGAAATTTCAAACCTCAACAACAAACTTTCCATCTTTCATAATCATTAAATCATCAAACCAGACAGTCGGCTCTTTGATAAGTCCGTCGAGATGGCTTGCCACGCGTACCGAACCGCCCATTGATTTATTATCTCCAAACGCAATGTGAATTGTTCCCATCACTTTTTCATCTTCGAGAATCTTTCCTGAAAGTATTGCTTTATCATTCGTCCCGATTCCAAACTCGGCAACAGTACGCCCGTCCTTTCCATGCGGTTCCAGAAGTTCAATCAAACGTTTCGCTTCTACTCCGCCCGTTATTTCGGTTGCATAACCATCTTCCACAACAATTCGTATCGGTTCATGTACCATTCCGACAGAAGCCATTGAACCATCAACAACGACAACGCCATTGGAAGCTCCTTCCACGGGAGCGAGATATGCTTCACCAGTCGGCAGATTTCCCCACTGTCCTTTTTCTTTAAACAATCCGGAACTTGCGTGTGCTTTTCTTCCTTTGATCGGCATTGAAATATCCGTTCCCCGCGGCGCTTTCACCTTGATTGTCTCGGTCTTTTCCATTAACTCACATAATTTGAACGTTCGTTCGGCAATGCGATTGTAATCCGCGTTCATGCAACGAATCATTATTTCCTCCGTCACGCCGGGCAATGTTCCGACACGAATTCCCCGTTCACTTGCCGCGCGCCGTGAATCTGTATGCGTCAACGATTTCGAAGTCGGGCAGAGAACAACATCGGCAACTTTCATCAACGCGGCAACTTCTTCCGGCGGTTCTTCCCCGTTCGTTTTCCGCGGAAGCATTTCCACCAGCAAGACTTCGTTTCCCAAATCTTTTGTTGCTTGCCAAAGCGCATAGCCGATTGTCCGCAACGGTTCGTCGGTGACAA from Ignavibacteriota bacterium encodes:
- a CDS encoding aminopeptidase, which gives rise to MKTELYNAALIAVRDCMGVKKNEKVLIVTDEPLRTIGYALWQATKDLGNEVLLVEMLPRKTNGEEPPEEVAALMKVADVVLCPTSKSLTHTDSRRAASERGIRVGTLPGVTEEIMIRCMNADYNRIAERTFKLCELMEKTETIKVKAPRGTDISMPIKGRKAHASSGLFKEKGQWGNLPTGEAYLAPVEGASNGVVVVDGSMASVGMVHEPIRIVVEDGYATEITGGVEAKRLIELLEPHGKDGRTVAEFGIGTNDKAILSGKILEDEKVMGTIHIAFGDNKSMGGSVRVASHLDGLIKEPTVWFDDLMIMKDGKFVVEV